One genomic region from Branchiostoma lanceolatum isolate klBraLanc5 chromosome 7, klBraLanc5.hap2, whole genome shotgun sequence encodes:
- the LOC136438948 gene encoding uncharacterized protein isoform X3, which translates to MASGSDSALFKFVPSQQDCEHFLEAVYAGNERVIKNTLVGGIDVNAVSMKDGTTPLMIAACKGRPEIISLLLRGGADVHQCNKDGYTALMMAAGYGNSTVVFQLLANGADVNYSNKTHENALVVAVSRGHSVVVSQLLAAGADVNHLNREGSNMLHLAATAGQDAVVAYLLAEGADINHINKDGFTPLMMAAGKGSVAVLTQLLAAGRTFKHRYALAAGVNVNYANKEGNTALLLGVHQGDDEVVRELILSGADVNHINRNGLTALTVAAIQGHAKVVKILINHGADVNHQTPDGLDALMVACNKNHSRIVSLLLRADADITHRDKSGMTALMNAMSHGLDTIVFHLLLSGYYNPDHVEEAMMMMLDEQSQAIFPTLIKTCGEMLDPLVRRLLDYETTPPHRKLIILQRMCVADPKLFLPALNRQRCVTHLIELIRNPDYNSNDAVVEQSIRIVWELLAGQQKTVAEKAINQLLDAQGTEVLWSMIDRHTKTNITLALLCVTLLCLLARAPRGQQFLKGEDNQYFFGQEIPRMLTFVKDAKATEAFKKFVRTVEHVLVVYPTMFPSLLEVSMRLSLDLLEIEIMGVLVLAMVGCLEMHGETVRTELRKLPHNNLLNSVVDLLNMAYIQADALGQEVSKLAMLTLRHLDRPVAEKAVKRIKRECKTYSETWLPITIKAYPDLADMYMQLGMEPSAACLAAAMEVGNEEWVQRLREFCYHPMLDVYLDMLGCNKPCVKLVAQFRTERQEQAQAMEAELLAEESEKATVGKKRKKRRKKPKGKGEKEDIGKGGSEEKEPPVEPATKEVPKKTEETSVKKMPNVEGAYSRKQKRRQEAAMAKEAAEKAEAAGEDKNTEDSQEADGEKTQTADDGEKDTEGGDGSTDAEKEEEEKKKPKPNLPWLSRSKRWSQQLEDLACMDPALRRQVDALHMCTKGKDFLIAKGSDGTYVYLGIMNDGTEVAVKRIHEDNFQYMKNECELLRLAELDEEYIIKYKYFTEDETFGYLAMELCEYTLEDYVHRLAEQGELQRLAPKIISQIMKGLQTLHEQPRAILHRDLKPANVLIDVKGRVRLADFGNSRLLEERQTTLYTNTAGTRCWRAKETLDYCSQQACRKESDIQIPTFVTACCGGGGQF; encoded by the exons ATGGCTTCAGGATCGGACTCCGCACTTTTTAAGTTCGTCCCCAGTCAACAGG ACTGTGAGCACTTCCTAGAGGCAGTGTACGCAGGGAATGAACGCGTCATTAAGAATACACTCGTCGGTGGAATTGATGTCAATGCGGTGTCTATGAAG GATGGCACCACTCCCTTGATGATCGCAGCATGTAAAGGTCGCCCTGAGATCATCTCCCTTTTGCTGCGGGGTGGGGCAGATGTACACCAGTGCAACaag GATGGAtacacagcactgatgatggcAGCGGGCTATGGGAACAGCACGGTGGTGTTCCAGCTCCTTGCAAACGGCGCTGACGTGAACTACAGTAACAAGACCCACGAGAACGCGCTGGTGGTGGCCGTGAGCAGGGGTCACTCCGTGGTGGTGTCTCAGCTGCTCGCAGCCGGCGCAGACGTGAACCACCTGAACCGTGAGGGGTCCAACATGCTGCACCTGGCGGCGACGGCAGGGCAGGATGCCGTGGTGGCGTATCTGCTGGCGGAAGGAGCGGACATCAACCACATCAATAAGGATGGCTTCACGCCGCTCATGATGGCTGCTGGGAAGGGTTCCGTGGCAGTGCTCACACAGCTTCTTGCAGCAG GGAGAACTTTCAAGCATCGTTATGCCCTAGCAGCAG GTGTGAATGTGAATTATGCCAACAAGGAAGGCAACACTGCCCTCTTACTAGGGGTGCACCAAGGAGACGACGAGGTCGTGAGGGAGCTGATTCTATCAGGAGCAGACGTCAATCATATCAACAGGAACGGGCTCACCGCCCTCACTGTCGCAGCAATACAG ggCCATGCTAAGGTTGTGAAGATCCTGATCAACCACGGAGCGGATGTAAACCACCAGACGCCAGACGGCCTGGACGCCCTGATGGTGGCCTGCAACAAGAACCACAGCCGCATCGTGTCCCTGCTACTGCGGGCTGACGCCGATATCACGCACAGGGACAAGTCCGGGATGACGGCGCTGATGAATGCCATGAGCCACG GGCTGGACACAATCGTGTTCCACCTGCTGCTGTCGGGGTACTACAATCCGGACCACGTGGAGGAggccatgatgatgatgctggACGAGCAGTCCCAGGCCATCTTTCCAACGCTCATCAAGACCTGCGGGGAAATGTTGGATCCACTAGTCAGG AGACTGCTGGACTATGAGACCACCCCACCCCACAGGAAGCTGATCATCCTGCAGCGCATGTGTGTGGCCGATCCCAAACTATTCCTGCCAGCCCTGAACAGACAGAGGTGTGTGACTCACCTGATAGAACTCATCAGGAACCCTGACTACAACAGCAACGATGCTGTGGTAGAACAGTCCATTCGCATCGTATGGGAG CTGTTGGCCGGTCAGCAGAAAACCGTGGCTGAAAAGGCCATCAACCAGCTGCTGGATGCCCAGGGGACGGAGGTGCTGTGGTCAATGATTGACCGCCACACCAAGACTAACATCACGCTGGCCCTGCTGTGTGTGACGTTACTCTGTCTGCTGGCGCGGGCGCCCAGGGGTCAGCAGTTCCTCAAGGGGGAGGACAACCAGTACTTCTTCGGACAGGAGATTCCTCGTATGTTGACGTTTGTGAAGGATGCAAAG GCTACAGAGGCGTTTAAGAAGTTTGTGCGGACGGTGGAACACGTGCTGGTGGTTTACCCCACCATGTTTCCGTCGCTGCTGGAGGTGAGTATGCGGCTGTCCCTTGACCTGCTGGAGATAGAGATCATGGGAGTGCTGGTGCTGGCCATGGTGGGCTGTCTGGAGATGCACGGGGAGACTGTTCGTACAGAGCTGCGCAAACTGCCGCACAACAACCTGCTCAACAGTGTGGTGGACCTGCTCAACATGGCATACATACAG GCTGATGCGCTGGGCCAAGAAGTGTCCAAGCTGGCCATGTTGACCCTGCGGCACCTTGACCGGCCAGTGGCAGAGAAGGCGGTCAAGCGCATCAAGCGAGAGTGCAAGACCTACAGCGAGACGTGGCTGCCAATCACCATCAAGGCCTATCCTGACCTGgcagacatgtacatgcag CTTGGCATGGAGCCCAGTGCAGCCTGTCTGGCGGCGGCCATGGAGGTGGGGAATGAGGAGTGGGTCCAGCGACTGCGGGAGTTCTGCTACCACCCCATGCTAGACGTGTACCTGGACATGCTGGGCTGCAACAAACCCTGCGTCAAACTGGTGGCCCAGTTCCGCACCGAGCGCCAGGAGCAGGCACAGGCCATGGAGGCCGAGCTCCTGGCAGAGGAGAGCGAGAAGGCAACTGTGGGAAAGAAGCGGAAAAAACGCCGCAAGAAACCCAAAGGAAAGGGGGAGAAAGAAGACATAGGCAAGGGAGGGAGTGAAGAGAAGGAACCACCCGTGGAACCAGCTACCAAAGAAGtgccaaagaaaacagaggaaaCCTCGGTAAAAAAGATGCCAAACGTTGAAGGAGCTTACTCGCGTAAACAAAAGAGGAGACAGGAAGCAGCAATGGCGAAGGAGGCTGCTGAAAAAGCTGAGGCAGCTGGTGAAGACAAAAATACAGAGGACAGTCAAGAAGCTGATGGTGAAAAGACACAAACAGCCGACGATGGGGAGAAGGATACAGAGGGAGGGGACGGATCAACTGATGCAgagaaggaggaagaggagaagaAAAAGCCAAAGCCGAACCTGCCATGGTTGAGTCGGAGCAAACGATGGTCCCAGCAGCTGGAGGATCTGGCCTGTATGGACCCTGCCCTTCGCAGACAGGTGGATGCACTACACATGTGTACTAAAGGGAAGGACTTTCTCATTGCCAAGGG GAGTGATGGTACCTATGTGTACCTGGGCATCATGAACGACGGTACTGAGGTGGCGGTGAAGAGGATCCACGAGGACAACTTTCAGTACATGAAGAACGAGTGTGAGCTTCTCCGTCTGGCCGAGCTGGATGAGGAGTACATCATCAAGTACAAG TACTTTACCGAGGATGAGACGTTTGGGTACCTTGCCATGGAGCTCTGCGAGTATACACTAGAGGACTACGTACACCGCCTTGCAGAGCAGGGAGAACTGCAGAGGCTGGCACCTAAGATCATCAGTCAGATCATGAAGGGACTACAGACGTTACACGAGCAGCCCAGGGCCATTCTGCACAGGGATCTAAAG CCAGCCAATGTACTGATTGATGTAAAAGGACGAGTTCGGCTGGCTGACTTCGGCAACAGTCGTCTGCTAGAGGAGCGACAAACCACGCTGTACACCAACACGGCGGGCACGAGATGCTGGAGGGCCAAGGAGACCCTGGACTACTGCAGTCAGCAGGCCTGTCGCAAGGAGTCCGACATTCAG ATCCCTACATTTGTGACTGCATgttgtggtggtggtggtcAGTTCTAA